A genomic segment from Nocardiopsis sp. Huas11 encodes:
- the atpD gene encoding F0F1 ATP synthase subunit beta: protein MTATVEGTAGAGTATGRIARVTGPVVDVEFPVGSLPAMYNALHTDVSIGGKTKTVTLEVAQHLGDNLIRAISLAPQDGMVRGAEVRDTGAPISVPVGDVVKGHVFNTLGESMDVPSSELGATEFWPIHRKAPSFDELESKTEMLVTGIKVIDLLTPYVRGGKIGLFGGAGVGKTVLIQEMITRIARNFGGVSVFAGVGERTREGTDLFLEMDEMGVLPDTALVFGQMDEPPGTRLRVALSALTMAEYFRDVQKQDVLLFIDNIFRFTQAGMEVSTLLGRMPSAVGYQPNLADEMGQLQERITSTRGHSITSMQAIYVPADDYTDPAPATTFAHLDATTELSRPISQKGIYPAVDPLASTSRILDPQYVGEEHYQVAQRVKEILQRNKDLQDQIAILGMDELSEEDKIVVNRARRLERFLSQNMFVAEKFTGTPGVFVPLEETISSFKAVCDGEYDHLPEQAFLDVGNIDMVVEKAKKLQE from the coding sequence GTGACTGCGACTGTTGAAGGGACGGCCGGGGCTGGCACCGCCACCGGCCGGATCGCCCGGGTCACGGGCCCGGTCGTCGACGTGGAGTTCCCCGTCGGCTCCCTGCCTGCCATGTACAACGCCCTGCACACCGACGTGAGCATCGGCGGCAAGACCAAGACCGTCACGCTCGAGGTCGCTCAGCACCTCGGTGACAACCTGATCCGCGCCATCTCCCTGGCGCCCCAGGACGGCATGGTCCGCGGCGCCGAGGTGCGCGACACCGGCGCGCCGATCAGCGTGCCCGTGGGCGACGTCGTCAAGGGCCACGTGTTCAACACCCTGGGCGAGTCCATGGACGTGCCCTCCTCGGAGCTGGGCGCGACCGAGTTCTGGCCGATCCACCGCAAGGCTCCGTCGTTCGACGAGCTGGAGTCCAAGACCGAGATGCTCGTCACGGGCATCAAGGTGATCGACCTCCTCACGCCGTACGTGCGTGGTGGCAAGATCGGTCTGTTCGGTGGTGCCGGTGTCGGCAAGACGGTGCTCATCCAGGAGATGATCACCCGTATCGCCCGCAACTTCGGTGGTGTGTCCGTGTTCGCCGGTGTCGGTGAGCGCACCCGTGAGGGTACGGACCTCTTCCTGGAGATGGACGAGATGGGCGTCCTCCCGGACACCGCGCTCGTCTTCGGCCAGATGGACGAGCCCCCGGGCACCCGTCTGCGGGTGGCCCTGTCCGCTCTGACGATGGCGGAGTACTTCCGCGACGTCCAGAAGCAGGACGTGCTGCTGTTCATCGACAACATCTTCCGTTTCACCCAGGCCGGTATGGAGGTCTCCACGCTGCTGGGCCGTATGCCCTCGGCCGTGGGCTACCAGCCCAACCTGGCGGACGAGATGGGTCAGCTGCAGGAGCGGATCACCTCGACGCGTGGTCACTCGATCACCTCGATGCAGGCGATCTACGTCCCCGCGGACGACTACACCGACCCCGCTCCGGCGACCACCTTCGCCCACCTGGACGCGACGACCGAGCTCTCCCGCCCGATCTCGCAGAAGGGCATCTACCCGGCGGTGGACCCGCTGGCCTCCACCTCGCGCATCCTGGACCCGCAGTACGTGGGCGAGGAGCACTACCAGGTGGCCCAGCGCGTGAAGGAGATCCTGCAGCGCAACAAGGACCTGCAGGACCAGATCGCCATCCTCGGTATGGACGAGCTGTCCGAAGAGGACAAGATCGTCGTCAACCGCGCCCGTCGCCTGGAGCGCTTCCTGTCGCAGAACATGTTCGTGGCGGAGAAGTTCACCGGCACCCCGGGTGTGTTCGTGCCGCTGGAGGAGACCATCTCCTCCTTCAAGGCGGTGTGCGACGGTGAGTACGACCACCTGCCCGAGCAGGCCTTCCTCGACGTCGGCAACATCGACATGGTCGTCGAGAAGGCGAAGAAGCTGCAGGAGTAG
- a CDS encoding F0F1 ATP synthase subunit gamma codes for MGAQLRVYRRRIRSTKSMAKITRAMELIATTRITKAQRAAEAAGPYAREITRAVSALAGRVSDHPLLSESENPTRAAVLVITSDKGLAGAFSTNALKEADSLSQLLREQGKEVLTYMVGRKGVGFYKFRDRPVEAAWEGFTERPTYAHAQEIGSALMEKFRTDSADGGVDEIHVVSTEFVSMLTQRAGSVRALPLEVEEVGEEELQAATGGEALPLYEFEPSAEEALDQLLPQYVTNRIYFALLESSASQQASRRAAMKAATDNAEELAKNLTRLANQARQAEITNEISEIVGGADALSAASAGSE; via the coding sequence ATGGGTGCACAGCTTCGCGTCTATCGCCGGAGGATCCGCTCGACGAAGTCGATGGCGAAGATCACCCGCGCGATGGAGCTCATCGCCACGACGCGCATCACCAAGGCGCAGCGTGCGGCGGAGGCTGCCGGACCCTACGCGCGGGAGATCACGCGGGCGGTCTCCGCTCTGGCCGGCCGGGTGAGCGATCACCCGCTGCTGTCCGAGTCGGAGAACCCGACCCGCGCGGCCGTCCTGGTCATCACCAGTGACAAGGGTCTGGCCGGGGCCTTCTCGACCAACGCCCTCAAGGAGGCGGACTCCCTGTCCCAGCTCCTACGGGAGCAGGGCAAGGAGGTCCTCACCTACATGGTGGGCCGCAAGGGTGTGGGCTTCTACAAGTTCCGCGACCGTCCGGTCGAGGCCGCGTGGGAGGGCTTCACCGAGCGTCCGACCTACGCGCACGCCCAGGAGATCGGCTCCGCCCTCATGGAGAAGTTCCGTACCGACAGCGCTGACGGCGGTGTCGACGAGATCCACGTGGTCTCCACGGAGTTCGTCTCGATGCTGACCCAGCGCGCCGGGTCCGTCCGGGCCCTGCCGCTGGAGGTCGAGGAGGTCGGCGAGGAGGAGCTGCAGGCCGCCACCGGTGGTGAGGCCCTGCCGCTGTACGAGTTCGAGCCCTCCGCGGAGGAGGCCCTGGACCAGCTGCTGCCGCAGTACGTCACCAACAGGATCTACTTCGCCCTCCTCGAGTCCTCCGCCTCCCAGCAGGCGTCCCGTCGCGCGGCCATGAAGGCCGCGACCGACAACGCCGAGGAACTCGCCAAGAACCTGACCCGACTGGCCAACCAGGCGCGTCAGGCCGAGATCACCAACGAGATCAGTGAGATTGTCGGCGGTGCCGACGCGCTCTCTGCTGCCAGCGCGGGAAGTGAGTAA
- the atpA gene encoding F0F1 ATP synthase subunit alpha, producing the protein MAELTIRPDEIRDALQRFVQSYEPDATRAEEVGTVTYSGDGIARVGGLPSAMANELLKFEDGTLGLAQNLEVGEIGVVVLGDFTSIEEGQKVRRTGQLLSVPVGDNFLGRVVDPLGAPIDGKGEIETTERRDLELQAATVMERQPVHEPLQTGIKAIDTMTPIGRGQRQLLIGDRQTGKTAVGIDAIINQKANWESGDPDKQVRCIYVAIGQKGSTIAGVRGALEEAGAMEYTTIVASPASDPAGFKYLSPYTGSALGQHWMYQGKHVLIVFDDLTKQAEAYRAVSLLLRRPPGREAYPGDVFYLHSRLLERCAKLSDELGKGSMTALPIIETKAGDVSAYIPTNVISITDGQVFLDSDLFNQGQRPAIDVGVSVSRVGGAAQTKATKGVSGTLRLGLAQYRELEAFSAFGSDLDAVSKQQLERGARMMELLKQGQYSPFSMEKTVVSIWAGNTGQIDEVPVEDVRRFEEDFLSYLEREHKGILDNIRESGKFEKETQQALEGAIEKFKQSFQTSGGSLLGTEAEAEALPEEKVGQETIKVAKGGK; encoded by the coding sequence ATGGCGGAGCTGACGATCCGGCCGGACGAGATCCGGGACGCGCTACAGCGCTTCGTCCAGTCGTACGAGCCTGATGCCACCCGCGCGGAAGAGGTCGGAACCGTCACCTACTCCGGTGACGGCATCGCCCGCGTCGGTGGCCTTCCCTCGGCGATGGCGAACGAGCTGCTGAAGTTCGAGGACGGCACACTGGGCCTGGCCCAGAACCTTGAGGTCGGCGAGATCGGTGTCGTGGTGCTGGGTGACTTCACCAGCATCGAGGAGGGCCAGAAGGTGCGCCGCACCGGACAGCTCCTCTCGGTGCCGGTGGGTGACAACTTCCTCGGCCGCGTGGTGGACCCCCTGGGTGCCCCCATCGACGGCAAGGGTGAGATCGAGACGACCGAGCGTCGCGACCTGGAGCTCCAGGCCGCGACCGTGATGGAGCGGCAGCCGGTCCACGAGCCGCTGCAGACCGGTATCAAGGCGATCGACACCATGACGCCGATCGGTCGCGGTCAGCGCCAGCTGCTGATCGGTGACCGGCAGACCGGTAAGACCGCGGTCGGTATCGACGCGATCATCAACCAGAAGGCGAACTGGGAGTCCGGCGACCCCGACAAGCAGGTGCGCTGCATCTACGTCGCGATCGGCCAGAAGGGCTCCACGATCGCCGGCGTGCGCGGCGCTCTCGAAGAGGCCGGCGCGATGGAGTACACCACCATCGTCGCCTCCCCCGCTTCGGACCCCGCGGGCTTCAAGTACCTGTCCCCGTACACCGGTTCGGCCCTGGGCCAGCACTGGATGTACCAGGGCAAGCACGTCCTCATCGTCTTCGACGACCTGACCAAGCAGGCCGAGGCCTACCGTGCGGTCTCCCTGCTGCTGCGTCGCCCGCCGGGGCGCGAGGCCTACCCGGGTGACGTCTTCTACCTGCACTCCCGGCTCCTGGAGCGCTGCGCCAAGCTCTCCGACGAGCTGGGCAAGGGCTCGATGACGGCGCTGCCGATCATCGAGACCAAGGCGGGCGACGTCTCCGCCTACATCCCCACCAACGTCATCTCCATCACCGATGGCCAGGTCTTCCTGGACTCGGACCTGTTCAACCAGGGCCAGCGTCCGGCGATCGACGTCGGTGTGTCGGTCTCCCGTGTCGGTGGCGCGGCCCAGACCAAGGCGACCAAGGGTGTCTCCGGCACGCTGCGCCTGGGTCTGGCCCAGTACCGCGAGCTCGAGGCGTTCTCCGCCTTCGGTTCCGACCTGGACGCGGTCTCCAAGCAGCAGCTGGAGCGCGGCGCCCGGATGATGGAGCTGCTCAAGCAGGGCCAGTACTCGCCCTTCTCCATGGAGAAGACGGTCGTGTCGATCTGGGCCGGTAACACGGGCCAGATCGACGAGGTCCCGGTGGAGGACGTGCGCCGCTTCGAGGAGGACTTCCTATCCTACCTCGAGCGCGAGCACAAGGGCATCCTCGACAACATCCGCGAGAGCGGGAAGTTCGAGAAGGAGACCCAGCAGGCCCTCGAGGGCGCCATCGAGAAGTTCAAGCAGAGCTTCCAGACCTCGGGTGGCAGCCTCCTGGGGACCGAGGCCGAGGCCGAGGCGCTCCCCGAGGAGAAGGTCGGCCAGGAGACCATCAAGGTCGCCAAGGGCGGGAAGTAA
- a CDS encoding F0F1 ATP synthase subunit delta, which translates to MRGISRSSLAEVTRRLDENVLASADAGQYAVSLGGELFEVVALLSGEHSLRRWLADQSNPAEQKTALAGELLEQKVSPSTVIVVNDVVQQAWSTPRDMVDAVERMAVYATVASLEGTRLDELEDELFRFGRILAAEPALRAALTRDGVSAGQLNTLVENLLSGKVNSATLALVSEAVTRPRGRTLEQALDHFAQLVSERAQRYVAVVRTAQVLTEAQQARLKDVLTRKYGRAIHLNIDVVPEVLGGLSIQVGDEVIDDTIAGRIAEVKRRLAG; encoded by the coding sequence ATGCGTGGTATCAGCCGTTCCTCCCTGGCCGAGGTGACCCGGCGCCTGGACGAGAACGTCCTGGCGTCGGCGGACGCCGGCCAGTACGCGGTCTCCCTCGGCGGCGAGCTCTTCGAGGTCGTCGCCCTGCTGAGCGGCGAGCACTCCCTCCGCCGCTGGCTGGCGGACCAGTCCAACCCCGCCGAGCAGAAGACCGCTCTGGCCGGGGAGCTGCTGGAGCAGAAGGTGTCGCCGTCCACGGTCATCGTGGTCAACGACGTCGTCCAGCAGGCCTGGTCCACCCCGCGTGACATGGTCGACGCCGTCGAGCGGATGGCGGTCTACGCGACCGTCGCCTCGCTCGAGGGCACGCGTCTCGACGAGCTCGAGGACGAGCTGTTCCGCTTCGGGCGGATCCTCGCCGCCGAGCCCGCGCTGCGCGCGGCCCTGACCCGTGACGGTGTGTCGGCGGGTCAGCTCAACACCCTGGTGGAGAACCTCCTCTCGGGCAAGGTGAACTCCGCGACGCTGGCCCTGGTCAGCGAAGCGGTCACCCGTCCGCGGGGTCGTACCCTGGAACAGGCGCTCGACCACTTCGCTCAGCTGGTCTCCGAACGGGCCCAGCGCTACGTCGCGGTCGTGCGCACCGCACAGGTGCTGACCGAGGCACAGCAGGCACGTCTGAAGGACGTCCTGACCCGCAAGTACGGTCGTGCGATCCACCTGAACATCGACGTCGTCCCCGAGGTCCTGGGCGGTCTCTCCATCCAGGTGGGTGACGAGGTCATCGACGACACCATCGCCGGGCGCATCGCTGAGGTCAAGCGCCGTCTGGCTGGCTGA
- a CDS encoding F0F1 ATP synthase subunit B, with protein sequence MYLAAEQENVLRIHWDEFTFGLIAFLIILGVVYKMWPRLTKALDERADQIEGGIARAQKAEAEADEIRQQYKEKLEEAHREYAQELEKAKEQRAAIIAEAREEAQVEARRIIEAAQAQIEADRQQAVAQLRGEIGALSTDLATRIVGETLSDEAARSRVVDRFLEELEQSESAQQAEVR encoded by the coding sequence ATGTATTTGGCAGCTGAACAAGAGAACGTCCTGCGTATTCACTGGGACGAGTTCACCTTCGGTCTCATCGCCTTCCTGATCATCCTCGGCGTCGTCTACAAGATGTGGCCGCGGCTGACCAAGGCGCTTGACGAGCGTGCCGACCAGATCGAGGGTGGCATCGCTCGCGCTCAGAAGGCCGAGGCCGAGGCGGACGAGATCCGTCAGCAGTACAAGGAGAAGCTCGAAGAGGCGCACCGCGAGTACGCCCAGGAGCTGGAGAAGGCCAAGGAGCAGCGCGCGGCGATCATCGCCGAGGCTCGCGAGGAGGCCCAGGTCGAGGCGCGTCGGATCATCGAGGCCGCCCAGGCCCAGATCGAGGCCGACCGTCAGCAGGCCGTCGCCCAGCTCCGCGGTGAGATCGGTGCCCTGTCCACCGACCTCGCCACCCGCATCGTCGGTGAGACCCTCAGCGACGAGGCGGCCCGTTCGCGCGTGGTGGACCGGTTCCTGGAGGAACTGGAGCAGAGCGAGAGCGCGCAGCAAGCCGAGGTGCGTTGA
- the atpE gene encoding ATP synthase F0 subunit C has protein sequence MEITGSLNTIGYGLAAIGPGIGVGLVFGLGVQAIARQPEARGILQGQMIFGFAVIEALAILGFVLAFAR, from the coding sequence ATGGAAATCACCGGCAGCCTGAACACCATCGGTTACGGTCTCGCCGCCATCGGCCCCGGCATCGGTGTCGGTCTCGTCTTCGGTCTCGGCGTGCAGGCCATCGCCCGCCAGCCCGAGGCTCGCGGCATCCTGCAGGGCCAGATGATCTTCGGCTTCGCCGTCATCGAGGCGCTCGCCATTCTGGGCTTCGTTCTCGCCTTCGCGCGCTAA
- the atpB gene encoding F0F1 ATP synthase subunit A, which yields MGADVSVVAASESSCKIFGDGCGFEAPTVSLFFPTPWLDFGLPGTSGLNKYYLVAVVALLIAAAFWYFTTRKAKVVPGRGQSVAELLVTFLRDQVTRTAIGKEGDKYLPLMVTLFIFIFSMNIMGLIPGLQLPVTSNLAFPAVLAIFIFLLWNIVGIRRHGAGGHFKARLVPSGVPTWILPIVIPIEALSNFIIRPATHMIRLFATMFAGHLLLALFAAAGFYMFNPLSEMGAGLGALSVGYSAMALLGFLVFTAFELFIMAVQAYVFVLLSSIYLGEALEGAH from the coding sequence GTGGGTGCTGACGTGAGCGTCGTCGCGGCGTCCGAATCAAGCTGCAAGATTTTCGGCGACGGTTGTGGTTTCGAGGCTCCGACTGTCAGCCTCTTCTTCCCCACTCCGTGGCTCGACTTCGGCCTGCCCGGTACCTCCGGCCTGAACAAGTACTACCTGGTCGCGGTCGTCGCACTGCTGATCGCCGCCGCGTTCTGGTACTTCACCACGCGCAAGGCCAAGGTCGTTCCGGGCCGGGGCCAGAGCGTGGCCGAACTGCTGGTCACGTTCCTGCGGGACCAGGTCACCCGGACCGCCATCGGCAAGGAGGGGGACAAGTACCTCCCCCTGATGGTGACCCTGTTCATCTTCATCTTCTCGATGAACATCATGGGTCTCATCCCCGGCCTCCAGCTGCCGGTGACCTCCAACCTGGCCTTCCCCGCGGTCCTGGCCATCTTCATCTTCCTGCTCTGGAACATCGTGGGCATCCGCCGCCACGGAGCGGGCGGGCACTTCAAGGCGCGACTGGTCCCCAGTGGTGTCCCGACGTGGATCCTGCCCATCGTCATTCCGATCGAGGCGCTGTCGAACTTCATCATTCGGCCCGCCACGCACATGATCCGTCTGTTCGCGACCATGTTCGCCGGGCACCTGCTGCTCGCGCTGTTCGCCGCGGCCGGCTTCTACATGTTCAACCCGCTCTCCGAGATGGGCGCCGGCCTCGGCGCGCTCTCGGTCGGCTACTCCGCCATGGCGCTGCTCGGCTTCCTGGTCTTCACGGCCTTCGAGCTGTTCATCATGGCGGTGCAGGCCTACGTCTTCGTTCTCCTGTCCTCCATCTACCTGGGTGAGGCCCTGGAGGGCGCGCACTAG
- a CDS encoding MraY family glycosyltransferase has product MREYALTFVIAAAVTYLLVPLVRRGAIAFGATPPVRDRDVHTEPIPRLGGLAIYGGFAAALLISAQLPHLQNVFVADTWMGLLLAGGLITAIGVVDDRWGMGALSKLAGQVAAAGILVSQGVQLLWLPLPGTQLSLGPWLGAMISVLLIVVTINAVNFADGLDGLAAGIVGISSTAFFAYYYVVAVEQGFVRQSYPAMIAIILAGTCAGFLFHNFHPARVFMGDTGSMLLGLLLTSITITVTGQFDANTAREGFSSGLVVFLPVALPLLVIALPLADLVLAVLRRLLAGKSPFAPDRGHLHHRLLDMGHSHVRAVLLMYLWAGIVAFAAVSLSVFDSPAIVLTVTALVGVCAVGLIALPRLRRRGLLPWDRRDTVKATADHDSSSDG; this is encoded by the coding sequence GTGCGGGAGTACGCGCTCACCTTCGTCATCGCGGCCGCGGTGACCTACCTGCTCGTGCCGTTGGTGCGCAGGGGGGCCATCGCCTTCGGCGCCACGCCCCCCGTGCGCGACCGCGACGTGCACACCGAACCGATCCCGCGACTGGGCGGCCTGGCCATCTACGGCGGTTTCGCGGCGGCGCTGCTGATCTCCGCGCAACTGCCGCACCTGCAGAACGTGTTCGTCGCCGACACCTGGATGGGCCTGCTCCTGGCGGGCGGGCTCATCACCGCGATCGGCGTGGTCGACGACCGCTGGGGGATGGGCGCGCTCAGCAAGCTCGCCGGCCAGGTGGCCGCCGCGGGCATTCTCGTCTCGCAGGGCGTGCAGCTGCTGTGGCTGCCGCTGCCCGGCACCCAGCTGTCGCTGGGGCCGTGGCTGGGCGCGATGATCTCGGTGCTGCTCATCGTGGTCACCATCAACGCGGTCAACTTCGCCGACGGCCTGGACGGCCTGGCCGCCGGCATCGTCGGCATCTCGTCCACGGCGTTCTTCGCCTACTACTACGTGGTCGCGGTCGAGCAGGGCTTCGTCCGCCAGTCCTACCCGGCGATGATCGCGATCATCCTGGCGGGCACCTGCGCCGGCTTCCTCTTCCACAACTTCCACCCCGCGCGCGTGTTCATGGGCGACACCGGGTCGATGCTGCTGGGGCTGCTGCTGACCTCCATCACCATCACCGTGACGGGGCAGTTCGACGCCAACACCGCGCGGGAGGGTTTCAGCTCCGGCCTCGTGGTGTTCCTGCCCGTCGCCCTGCCGCTGCTGGTGATCGCGCTGCCGCTGGCGGACCTGGTGCTGGCGGTGCTGCGCCGCCTCCTGGCGGGCAAGTCCCCGTTCGCACCCGACCGCGGGCACCTGCACCACCGGCTGCTCGACATGGGGCACAGCCACGTGCGCGCGGTGCTGCTGATGTACCTGTGGGCGGGGATCGTGGCCTTCGCGGCGGTGTCGCTGTCGGTCTTCGACTCCCCGGCGATCGTCCTGACGGTGACGGCGCTGGTGGGGGTGTGCGCGGTGGGGCTCATCGCGCTGCCGCGACTGCGTCGTCGGGGTCTGCTCCCCTGGGACCGGCGGGACACGGTCAAAGCGACGGCAGATCACGATTCGTCATCTGATGGCTGA